The Methanomassiliicoccales archaeon genome includes a window with the following:
- the ilvB gene encoding biosynthetic-type acetolactate synthase large subunit, translating into MKGSKAVLELLEGQGVDVMFGYPGGVTIPIYDDLLDSDIHHVLVRHEQCAAHMADGYSRSTGRTGVCLATSGPGATNLVTGVATAYADSSPMMVLTGQVATSMIGNNAFQEADIFSLMMPITKHNYRVLRPNDLPEAIKRGMAIANCGRKGPVHIDLPVDVLNGQIEPSKLNEEFPVPPPFEDLSAVKEAIKILREAERPVLLVGGGARWADASNEVQRLAEMLFAPVITTIMAKAIIPEDHPLSLGMLGMHGRECSRRALLEADVVFAIGSRFSDRTIGYDGEMPKDTKIIHLDIDPMEAGKNPRTRVRLVGDARKGLQLVIKGLTQSKGDSAWSKRVKELFDGCVCDIDIDEDPIKPQKAIWELRKVLDPDAFVVTEVGQNQMWAAHFMRLKHPNQFLTSGGMGTMGFGFPASLGVKYAHRDKQVVDVAGDGSFQMVFQELATAMSEDLPVVVCLLNNGWLGMVKQWQKLQWGSRYSGTELRNNPDFVKLAQAFGADGVTVTRSSELNDAYKMAFASDVPFVVDVRIDPEEDMLPMLPGGVASDKGTIRNRCRWNKC; encoded by the coding sequence ATGAAAGGTTCGAAGGCTGTTCTTGAACTGCTCGAGGGGCAGGGTGTAGACGTCATGTTCGGTTATCCAGGCGGGGTCACCATTCCCATATACGACGATCTGTTGGATTCGGACATACACCACGTCCTCGTTCGTCACGAACAGTGCGCCGCCCATATGGCCGATGGATACTCCAGGTCGACCGGCAGGACCGGTGTTTGCCTGGCCACCTCTGGACCTGGCGCTACGAACCTGGTGACCGGGGTGGCTACCGCCTATGCGGATTCATCCCCTATGATGGTTCTCACTGGTCAAGTGGCCACCAGCATGATCGGTAATAATGCCTTCCAGGAGGCGGACATCTTCAGTCTGATGATGCCCATCACCAAGCATAACTATCGCGTACTGAGACCGAACGATCTGCCCGAGGCCATCAAGAGGGGCATGGCCATAGCCAACTGCGGTCGTAAGGGCCCGGTGCATATCGATCTACCAGTGGATGTGCTGAACGGTCAGATAGAGCCATCCAAGTTGAACGAGGAGTTCCCGGTTCCCCCACCTTTCGAAGACCTCTCCGCTGTGAAGGAAGCGATCAAGATACTACGCGAGGCCGAGAGACCAGTGCTGCTGGTCGGCGGCGGCGCCAGATGGGCGGACGCTTCCAACGAGGTTCAGCGTCTGGCCGAGATGCTGTTCGCACCGGTGATCACCACCATCATGGCCAAGGCCATCATACCCGAGGACCATCCTCTCTCGCTGGGAATGCTAGGCATGCATGGCAGAGAGTGCTCTCGTCGGGCGTTATTGGAGGCGGACGTGGTGTTCGCCATCGGTTCACGCTTTTCAGACCGTACCATCGGTTACGATGGTGAGATGCCCAAGGATACTAAGATCATACACCTGGACATCGATCCAATGGAAGCGGGTAAGAACCCCCGGACCAGGGTCAGGCTGGTGGGCGACGCCCGCAAGGGCCTGCAGCTCGTGATCAAGGGGTTAACCCAATCCAAAGGGGATTCGGCCTGGAGCAAAAGAGTGAAGGAGCTCTTTGACGGCTGCGTTTGCGATATCGACATAGATGAGGACCCAATAAAACCACAGAAAGCGATCTGGGAGCTACGAAAGGTGCTTGACCCTGACGCCTTCGTGGTGACGGAGGTTGGACAAAATCAGATGTGGGCCGCGCACTTCATGCGCCTGAAGCACCCCAATCAGTTCCTCACCTCGGGTGGGATGGGCACCATGGGCTTCGGCTTTCCGGCATCGCTCGGCGTGAAGTACGCGCACCGCGACAAACAGGTGGTGGACGTGGCCGGGGATGGTAGCTTCCAAATGGTTTTCCAGGAGCTGGCAACGGCCATGAGCGAGGACCTGCCGGTGGTGGTGTGTCTGCTCAACAACGGCTGGCTGGGTATGGTGAAACAATGGCAGAAGCTCCAATGGGGCAGCCGCTATAGCGGGACCGAGCTGCGCAACAATCCCGACTTCGTGAAGCTAGCCCAAGCCTTCGGCGCGGACGGCGTGACGGTCACGAGGTCCAGCGAGCTTAACGATGCTTACAAGATGGCCTTCGCCTCCGATGTGCCGTTCGTGGTGGACGTCCGCATCGACCCGGAGGAGGATATGCTCCCAATGCTGCCGGGAGGGGTCGCTAGTGACAAAGGCACCATACGCAACCGCTGCCGTTGGAACAAATGCTGA
- the ilvC gene encoding ketol-acid reductoisomerase, producing MARIYHESDADLGVLKGKKVAVIGFGSQGRAQSLCLHDCGLDVTVGVRKDGKSWVEAKKNGLKVDTVAGAVKDADVVMVLIPDEVQGDVYHSEILPNLKDGAALDFAHGFSITFDVIVPPKTVDVIMMAPKAPGPMVRKVFVEGFGVPALIAVQQDHSGKAKQFALALAKGIGATKAGVLETDFREEATSDLFGEQAVLCGGVTALINAGFQTLVKRGYQPEIAYFECLHEVKLIVDLIYQGGMMNMWRSVSNTAEFGGLTTRDLVINDESRAAMEKMLDRICSGDFAKEWLADAKAGMPRMKAMENAEADSQVEKVGKEIRSLFEIKK from the coding sequence ATGGCAAGGATTTATCACGAGTCAGACGCCGACCTAGGCGTCCTGAAGGGCAAGAAGGTCGCGGTCATCGGTTTCGGCAGCCAAGGCAGGGCTCAGTCCCTATGTCTGCACGATTGCGGATTGGACGTGACCGTCGGTGTGCGAAAGGACGGTAAGTCCTGGGTGGAGGCCAAGAAGAACGGGTTGAAGGTCGACACTGTGGCCGGCGCCGTCAAGGACGCGGATGTGGTCATGGTGCTCATCCCCGACGAGGTGCAGGGAGACGTCTATCACTCGGAGATACTGCCGAACCTAAAGGATGGGGCGGCATTGGATTTCGCCCATGGTTTCTCCATCACCTTCGATGTGATCGTCCCGCCCAAGACCGTGGACGTAATCATGATGGCCCCGAAGGCCCCTGGCCCCATGGTGCGGAAGGTCTTCGTCGAAGGGTTCGGCGTCCCCGCGCTCATCGCGGTGCAGCAGGACCATTCCGGTAAGGCAAAGCAGTTCGCCCTGGCATTAGCCAAGGGCATCGGGGCTACCAAGGCCGGTGTCCTGGAGACCGACTTCCGTGAGGAGGCCACCTCCGACCTGTTCGGAGAGCAGGCCGTGCTATGCGGCGGGGTAACCGCGCTCATCAACGCTGGCTTCCAGACCCTGGTCAAGAGAGGATACCAGCCGGAGATCGCTTATTTCGAATGCCTTCACGAGGTCAAGCTCATCGTGGACCTGATCTACCAGGGCGGCATGATGAACATGTGGAGAAGCGTCTCCAACACCGCCGAGTTCGGCGGGCTTACCACCAGGGACCTGGTCATCAATGACGAGAGCCGCGCGGCCATGGAGAAGATGCTGGACCGCATCTGTTCCGGTGACTTCGCCAAGGAATGGTTGGCGGACGCCAAGGCCGGCATGCCAAGGATGAAGGCCATGGAGAACGCCGAGGCCGACAGCCAGGTCGAGAAGGTGGGCAAGGAGATACGCTCCCTCTTCGAGATCAAGAAGTGA